The following are encoded in a window of Panicum virgatum strain AP13 chromosome 5N, P.virgatum_v5, whole genome shotgun sequence genomic DNA:
- the LOC120675930 gene encoding probable glutathione S-transferase GSTF1 — protein MAMKVYGPAASTNVARVLVCLEEVGAEYEVVPVDMPSGEHKIPAHVARNPFGQVPAFQDGDLILSESRAISKYILRKGGSDLLRESNLSESAMVDVWLEVEKAHFNSAMSPIIFQSFVVPNFLGGETDVKIVMENLEKLKTALEVYEARLFRFKYLAGDIVSLADISHFPAAYYLLGGPHASVLEAYLHVKAWITEVMDRPSVKKVPELMKMPSA, from the exons ATGGCAATGAAGGTGTACGGGCCAGCAGCGTCGACGAACGTGGCTCGCGTTCTGGTCTGCCTGGAGGAGGTTGGCGCAGAGTACGAGGTAGTGCCCGTCGACATGCCCTCCGGCGAGCACAAGATCCCAGCACATGTTGCCCGCAAT CCCTTCGGTCAGGTCCCAGCTTTCCAGGATGGTGATCTGATTCTTTCTG AGTCCCGTGCAATTTCGAAGTACATCCTTCGCAAAGGCGGGTCCGATCTCCTCCGAGAAAGTAACCTCTCCGAGTCTGCAATGGTGGACGTTTGGCTCGAGGTCGAGAAGGCGCACTTCAACAGCGCCATGTCGCCCATCATCTTCCAGAGCTTCGTCGTCCCTAATTTCTTGGGCGGCGAAACCGACGTTAAAATCGTCATGGAGAATCTAGAGAAGCTGAAGACGGCCCTGGAGGTTTACGAGGCACGTCTGTTCAGGTTCAAGTACTTAGCCGGAGACATTGTCAGCCTAGCGGACATCAGCCATTTCCCGGCAGCCTACTATCTGCTGGGCGGGCCCCATGCGTCAGTGCTTGAGGCGTATCTGCATGTCAAGGCCTGGATCACCGAGGTGATGGACAGGCCGAGCGTGAAGAAGGTCCCGGAGCTCATGAAGATGCCATCAGCCTGA
- the LOC120676437 gene encoding probable glutathione S-transferase GSTF1 yields the protein MAPVKVFGPARSTNVARVLVCLEEVGAEYEVVNINLQAKEHKGPEHLARNPFGQIPAFQDSDVVLFESRAICKYVLRKYKSAEADDLLREGNLREAAMVDVWTEVEAHQYNPALSPVVYECLIAPAMRGVPTNQKVVDESLGKLRKVLEVYEARLAASKYLAGDFLSFADLNHFPHTFYFMVTPHAPLFDSYPHVKAWWERLMVRPSLKKLGATMAAASGANKP from the exons ATGGCGCCGGTGAAGGTGTTCGGGCCGGCGAGGTCGACGAACGTGGCGCGGGTGCTGGTGTGCCTGGAGGAGGTGGGCGCCGAGTACGAGGTCGTCAACATCAACCTCCAGGCCAAAGAGCACAAGGGCCCTGAGCACCTTGCCAGAAAC CCGTTCGGCCAGATCCCGGCGTTCCAGGACAGTGATGTCGTGCTCTTCG AGTCCCGAGCGATCTGCAAGTACGTGCTCCGCAAGTACAAGTCAGCCGAGGCCGATGACCTCCTGCGCGAAGGCAACCTCAGGGAGGCGGCCATGGTGGACGTGTGGACGGAGGTGGAGGCGCACCAGTACAACCCGGCGCTGTCGCCCGTGGTGTACGAGTGCCTCATCGCCCCGGCCATGCGCGGCGTCCCCACCAACCAGAAGGTGGTGGACGAGAGCCTGGGGAAGCTCCGCAAGGTGCTCGAGGTGTACGAGGCGCGCCTGGCCGCGAGCAAGTACCTCGCCGGggacttcctcagcttcgcggaCCTCAACCACTTCCCCCACACCTTCTACTTCATGGTGACGCCGCACGCGCCGCTCTTCGACTCGTACCCGCACGTCAAGGCCTGGTGGGAGAGGCTCATGGTGAGGCCGTCCTTGAAGAAGCTCGGCGCCACCATGGCTGCGGCTTCCGGCGCCAACAAGCCTTGA